From a single Methanofastidiosum sp. genomic region:
- a CDS encoding tetratricopeptide repeat protein, with amino-acid sequence MIIKQKIIRLNSIRITNAIILVLVLIGTLLLAGCGETTTHSNQTVEQKEEVTTTPGKDEAVEWYNKGIELRKQGKYSEAIECFDKSIELDPNNASVWNNKGFVLNHQGKYSEAIECFDKSIELDPNNASVWNNKGVALIHQGIYSEAIECFDKSIELDPNNASVWNGKGVGLSYQGEHSEAIECFDKSIELDPTYARSWVNKGNSLNEQRKYSEAIKCFDKAIELNLNDAFVWNGKGVALSYQGKYSEAIKCYDKALVLDPTYARSWANKGNSLNHQGKYSEAIECFDKSIELDPNKVSAWNGKGVALQALGRNTEAQECFNKAKELGYKE; translated from the coding sequence ATGATAATTAAACAAAAAATAATAAGGTTAAACTCGATAAGAATAACAAATGCAATTATATTAGTTTTGGTTCTGATAGGTACTTTGCTTTTGGCGGGATGCGGAGAGACCACAACACATTCTAATCAGACTGTAGAACAGAAAGAGGAAGTAACAACTACTCCCGGAAAGGATGAGGCTGTAGAATGGTATAACAAAGGAATTGAATTAAGAAAACAAGGCAAATATTCCGAAGCTATAGAATGCTTTGACAAATCGATTGAGTTAGATCCAAATAATGCGTCAGTATGGAATAACAAAGGATTTGTACTTAATCATCAAGGTAAATATTCCGAAGCTATAGAATGCTTTGACAAATCGATTGAGTTAGATCCAAATAATGCATCAGTATGGAATAACAAAGGGGTTGCACTTATTCATCAAGGCATATACTCGGAAGCTATAGAATGCTTTGACAAATCGATTGAGTTAGATCCAAATAATGCATCAGTATGGAATGGCAAAGGAGTTGGACTTAGCTATCAAGGCGAACATTCCGAAGCTATAGAATGCTTTGACAAATCGATTGAGTTAGATCCAACTTATGCACGTTCATGGGTCAACAAAGGAAATTCACTTAATGAACAACGCAAATATTCCGAAGCTATAAAATGCTTTGACAAGGCAATTGAGTTAAATCTGAACGATGCGTTTGTATGGAACGGCAAAGGAGTTGCACTTAGCTATCAAGGCAAATATTCCGAAGCTATAAAATGCTATGACAAGGCACTTGTACTAGATCCAACTTATGCACGTTCATGGGCCAACAAAGGAAATTCACTTAATCATCAAGGTAAATATTCCGAAGCTATAGAATGCTTTGACAAATCGATTGAGTTAGATCCAAATAAGGTATCTGCATGGAATGGCAAAGGAGTTGCACTCCAAGCACTTGGAAGAAATACAGAAGCCCAAGAATGTTTCAACAAGGCAAAAGAACTTGGATACAAAGAATAA